A stretch of the Tachysurus fulvidraco isolate hzauxx_2018 chromosome 18, HZAU_PFXX_2.0, whole genome shotgun sequence genome encodes the following:
- the cnpy3 gene encoding protein canopy homolog 3: MNLFIFIALIFVSTQAARRSEDDDWVHLPNKCEVCKFLSIEMKSALDETGKTKEVIDTNYRFLDDKGAAAPIKYVKSDIRLIEVMESVCSRILQYNLHKERDGSNRFAKGMSETFSTLHNLVHKGVKVVMDIPYELWNETSAEVADLKKQCDVMVEQYEEVIEDWYRGSQEEDLMIHLCEKHVLKGQDKSCLQETWVGMKGEPAAIAQDKKKKKSKKKAKGGEHNQNKEKKVKKKKSKPLGEHSDKQKMEEARQTSDEETQRGVHQNRTEL, translated from the exons atgaatttgtttatttttatcgcATTAATCTTTGTAAGTACACAAGCGGCTCGCAGAAGTGAAGACGACGACTGGGTGCATTTACCGAATAAATGTGAAG TGTGTAAATTTCTGAGCATTGAGATGAAATCTGCATTAGACGAAACGGGGAAAACGAAAGAAGTGATCGATACAAACTACCGTTTCTTGGACGATAAAGGAGCAGCAGCACCGATTAAATATGTCAAATC tgacATTCGGTTAATAGAGGTAATGGAAAGCGTATGTTCAAGGATTCTGCAGTACAACTTgcacaaagagagagatggcaGCAATCGATTTGCAAAG GGGATGTCTGAGACCTTTTCCACCTTGCATAACCTGGTCCACAAAGGCGTGAAGGTTGTTATGGACATTCCCTATGAGCTGTGGAATGAGACAAGTGCTGAAGTAGCTGACCTCAAGAAACAG tgtGATGTGATGGTTGAGCAGTATGAAGAGGTTATTGAAGACTGGTATAGAGGCAGCCAGGAGGAAGACCTGATGATACACCTGTGTGAGAAACATGTTCTGAAAGGACAAGACAAAT CGTGTCTACAAGAAACTTGGGTTGGGATGAAAGGAGAACCTGCAGCCATTgcacaagacaaaaagaaaaagaaaagcaaaaagaagGCCAAAGGTGGTGAGCATAACCAGAACAAGGAGaaaaaggtaaagaaaaagaaaagtaagcCGCTTGGTGAACACAGTGACAAGCAGAAAATGGAAGAAGCCCGGCAGACGTCAGATGAAGAGACACAGAGGGGTGTTCATCAGAACAGAACTGAACTCTGA